One genomic segment of Hordeum vulgare subsp. vulgare chromosome 2H, MorexV3_pseudomolecules_assembly, whole genome shotgun sequence includes these proteins:
- the LOC123427736 gene encoding ubiquinol oxidase 1a, mitochondrial-like, whose protein sequence is MSSRMAGSVLLRHAGAGAGRLFATTASPAARTALAGGEGAWARMMSTSAASHAKDEAAKAAATGDGEKKEVAVNSYWGIEQSKKLVREDGTEWKWSCFRPWETYTADTSIDLTKHHVPNTMLDKIAYYTVKSLRFPTDIFFQRRYGCRAMMLETVAAVPGMVGGMLLHLRSLRRFEQSGGWIRALLEEAENERMHLMTFMEVAQPRWYERALVITVQGVFFNAYFFGYLISPKFAHRVVGYLEEEAVHSYTEFLKDLDDGKIDNVPAPAIAIDYWRLPANATLKDVVTVVRADEAHHRDVNHFASDVYYQGMELKATPAPIGYH, encoded by the exons ATGAGCTCCCGGATGGCCGGATCGGTCCTCCTCCGCCACGCCGGCGCCGGGGCCGGCCGCCTCTTCGCCACCACGGCGTCCCCCGCGGCCAGGACCGCCCTCGCCGGCGGCGAGGGTGCGTGGGCGCGGATGATGTCCACGTCCGCGGCCTCGCACGCCAAGGACGAGGCGGCCAAGGCGGCGGCCACGGGCGAcggggagaagaaggaggtggcGGTCAACAGCTACTGGGGGATCGAGCAGTCGAAGAAGCTGGTGCGCGAGGACGGCACCGAGTGGAAGTGGTCTTGCTTCAGG CCATGGGAGACGTACACCGCGGACACGTCGATCGATCTCACCAAGCACCACGTGCCCAACACGATGCTCGACAAGATCGCCTACTACACCGTCAAGTCGCTCCGCTTCCCCACCGACATCTTCTTCCAG AGGAGGTACGGCTGCCGCGCAATGATGCTGGAGACCGTTGCCGCAGTGCCGGGAATGGTGGGCGGCATGCTCCTCCACCTGCGCTCGCTCCGGCGCTTCGAGCAGAGCGGCGGCTGGATCCGCGCGCTGCTGGAGGAGGCCGAGAACGAGCGCATGCAcctcatgaccttcatggaggtggCGCAGCCGAGGTGGTACGAGCGCGCCCTCGTCATCACCGTCCAGGGCGTCTTCTTCAACGCCTACTTCTTCGGCTACCTCATCTCCCCCAAGTTCGCGCACCGCGTCGTCGGGTACCTCGAGGAGGAGGCCGTCCACTCCTACACCGAGTTCCTCAAGGACCTCGACGACGGCAAGATCGACAACGTCCCTGCCCCGGCCATCGCCATCGACTACTGGCGCCTCCCGGCCAACGCCACCCTCAAGGACGTGGTCACCGTGGTGCGCGCCGACGAGGCTCACCACCGCGACGTCAACCACTTCGCATCG GACGTGTACTACCAGGGTATGGAGCTGAAGGCCACCCCGGCGCCGATCGGATACCACTGA
- the LOC123428741 gene encoding glucan endo-1,3-beta-glucosidase-like, giving the protein MHAPMLILLLSSIAAADAAGVGVTYGRRATSLPPPADVARFLARGTVLDRVRLLNADPLALRAFAGMGLAVDVTVPNALVPRIADSVAFARRWVRASVAPHVAAGTNVSRILVGRDVISQANRTLLLCLVPAMQNLHTALLATSLHRQIKVSAAHSLGVLAVSTPPSAGRFREGYDAAVVKPLLGFLRATGAPFMVNAYPFYGLTSDADLDFALFRVGAEGVTDAGTGLVYTNALDAQLDAVHSAMDRLGFGDVDVVVAETGWPWAGEDWEVGAGADHAGDYNRNAIRHLGSGVGTPLMPNRTFEVSIFSLFDENLKPGPMSEHHFGLFHADMTPIYDAGILTAPEYVGPVSAKITPAAPAPAPDAGVADSGGRQWCVPTPAADAAVLQENIDFVCGGGMDCGPIRPGGRCYEPDTVQGHAAYAMNLYFRSNGQHEFDCDFGRTGVVTTVDPSFGSCNFT; this is encoded by the exons ATGCACGCGCCGATGCTGATCCTCCTGCTGTCGTCGATCGCCGCGGCGGACGCCGCCGGCGTCGGCGTCACCTACGGCAGGCGTGCGACGAGCCTCCCGCCGCCGGCCGACGTCGCGCGGTTcctcgcccgcggcaccgtcctcGACCGCGTGAGGCTCCTGAACGCCGACCCGCTCGCCCTGCGGGCCTTCGCCGGCATGGGCCTCGCCGTGGACGTCACCGTCCCGAACGCCCTCGTGCCGCGCATCGCCGACAGCGTTGCCTTCGCGCGGCGATGGGTGCGCGCCAGCGTCGCGCCCCACGTCGCGGCCGGGACCAACGTGTCGCGGATCCTCGTGGGCAGGGACGTGATCTCGCAGGCCAACCGGACGCTGCTGCTCTGCCTCGTGCCGGCCATGCAGAACCTGCACACGGCGCTGCTCGCCACCTCGCTGCACCGGCAGATCAAGGTCTCCGCCGCGCACTCCCTCGGCGTCCTCGCCGTGTCCACGCCGCCGTCCGCCGGGCGGTTCCGCGAGGGGTACGACGCCGCCGTCGTCAAGCCGCTCCTCGGCTTCCTGCGCGCCACGGGCGCGCCCTTCATGGTGAACGCGTACCCGTTCTACGGCCTCACCAGCGACGCGGACCTCGACTTCGCGCTGTTCAGGgttggcgccgaaggcgtcacggACGCCGGCACCGGGCTGGTGTACACCAACGCGCTGGACGCGCAGCTCGACGCCGTGCACTCGGCGATGGACCGGCTCGGCTTCGGCGATGTCGACGTCGTCGTGGCCGAGACGGGGTGGCCGTGGGCTGGGGAGGACTGGGAGGTCGGCGCGGGCGCGGACCACGCCGGGGACTACAACAGGAACGCCATCCGCCACCTCGGGTCCGGCGTGGGCACCCCGCTCATGCCCAACCGCACCTTCGAGGTCTCCATCTTCTCCCTCTTCGACGAGAACCTGAAGCCCGGCCCGATGTCTGAGCATCACTTCGGCTTGTTCCACGCCGACATGACGCCGATCTACGACGCCGGCATCCTCACCGCTCCGGAG TATGTTGGGCCGGTGAGCGCAAAGATAACACCGGCGGCGCCGGCGCCAGCGCCAGACGCGGGGGTGGCGGACTCGGGCGGGCGGCAGTGGTGCGTGCCGACGCCAGCGGCGGACGCGGCGGTGCTGCAGGAGAACATCGACTTCGTGTGCGGAGGGGGCATGGACTGTGGTCCGATACGGCCgggcgggcggtgctacgagccgGACACGGTCCAGGGCCACGCGGCGTACGCCATGAACCTCTACTTTCGGAGCAACGGGCAGCACGAGTTCGACTGCGATTTCGGTCGCACCGGCGTCGTTACCACTGTTGACCCAA GTTTTGGAAGTTGCAACTTTACATAA